In Thermococcus stetteri, the following proteins share a genomic window:
- a CDS encoding nucleotidyltransferase domain-containing protein: MAREKVVRIWDEREVVYSPKRWRYLWEKREKALEIMERLRDFDPLLYGSVARGDVRKDSDIDIFIPIKVPSYLIELALEGLVRRRKIVMATPWHLIKGVIEIDEETTVTFPLLEPTDRELEFYRWGGAIDLWGVKTKERVPGVNKKLILIIPMERGHIEREVVGREPEVAKILGVSVDIVLERVHVLTRRDSIGRTGIYINEEVPDWMSFEEALKIIADRDPNVRRKVRERGGV; encoded by the coding sequence ATGGCGAGGGAAAAAGTCGTCAGAATCTGGGACGAGAGAGAAGTTGTGTACTCCCCAAAGAGGTGGCGCTACCTCTGGGAGAAGCGCGAAAAGGCCTTAGAGATCATGGAGAGGCTGAGGGACTTTGACCCGCTCCTCTACGGGAGCGTGGCGAGGGGAGACGTCAGGAAGGACAGCGACATAGACATCTTCATCCCGATAAAGGTTCCGAGCTATCTCATCGAGCTGGCCCTTGAAGGCCTCGTGAGGAGGAGAAAGATAGTAATGGCCACTCCCTGGCACCTGATAAAGGGAGTTATCGAGATAGACGAGGAGACGACCGTCACATTCCCCCTGCTCGAGCCGACGGACAGGGAGCTTGAGTTCTACCGCTGGGGAGGGGCAATCGACCTCTGGGGCGTCAAGACGAAGGAGAGGGTTCCAGGGGTGAACAAGAAGCTCATCCTCATAATCCCGATGGAGAGGGGGCACATTGAGAGGGAAGTCGTCGGGAGGGAGCCGGAAGTTGCGAAAATCCTCGGGGTGAGTGTTGACATCGTCCTAGAAAGGGTTCATGTCCTTACGAGGAGGGACAGCATTGGGAGGACTGGGATATACATCAACGAGGAAGTCCCGGACTGGATGAGCTTCGAGGAGGCCCTGAAGATCATAGCGGATAGAGACCCCAACGTGAGGAGAAAGGTGAGGGAGAGGGGAGGAGTCTAA
- a CDS encoding ATP-binding protein — protein sequence MKALVDSGIPERRVVYINLEDPRLTGATLDDLMVFLEVLNEMYPEDAEERRYFFLDEVQNAPGWERFVRYLLDFGNSVFVSGSSSKLLSKEIATQLRGRSVSVKVLPFSFGEFLRARGKKPLKYSSTAEKAELMALLREYLEWGGYSEAVFNPGIRAEVLRSILDLAIYLDIVERWEIRNISALRLLLKMLARSSPMTLSKAYSTLKSLGVKTGKGTLADYLEYLSDAFVLYRLPPYTKSYKKAELLGFKPYLVDNGLLRILGVTDMRRLMENLVFTELLRRGFVPGEDLFYYPGNRGEVDFLAGGEAIQVTYELHPLNRERELRPLLEAGKALGIDELKVLTFGQRETFEVDGRRVEVLPLSRWLL from the coding sequence ATGAAAGCACTCGTAGACTCGGGGATTCCGGAGAGGAGGGTAGTCTACATCAACCTTGAAGACCCGAGGCTTACCGGGGCAACCCTCGACGATTTGATGGTCTTTCTGGAGGTACTGAACGAAATGTACCCCGAGGATGCAGAAGAGAGGAGGTACTTCTTCCTCGACGAAGTCCAGAACGCCCCTGGCTGGGAGAGGTTCGTTCGCTACCTCCTTGACTTTGGGAACAGCGTTTTCGTCTCCGGCTCCTCCTCAAAGCTCCTCTCGAAGGAGATAGCCACCCAGCTCAGGGGGAGGTCTGTTTCGGTGAAGGTGCTTCCCTTCTCCTTTGGGGAGTTCCTCAGGGCGAGAGGAAAGAAACCCCTGAAGTACTCTTCCACGGCAGAAAAGGCAGAGCTGATGGCCCTCCTTAGGGAATACCTCGAGTGGGGAGGCTACTCAGAGGCCGTTTTCAACCCTGGGATCAGGGCAGAGGTGCTGAGGAGCATACTGGATCTGGCCATTTACCTGGACATCGTGGAAAGGTGGGAGATCAGGAACATCTCTGCACTGAGGTTGCTCCTCAAGATGCTCGCCCGTTCGAGCCCCATGACGCTCTCAAAGGCGTACTCCACCCTCAAAAGCCTCGGAGTGAAAACTGGGAAGGGAACCCTTGCCGACTACCTGGAGTACCTATCGGACGCTTTCGTGCTCTACCGCCTCCCGCCCTACACGAAGTCCTACAAAAAGGCCGAGCTTCTCGGATTCAAGCCGTACCTCGTTGACAACGGGCTTCTCAGGATACTCGGTGTCACGGACATGAGGAGGCTCATGGAGAACCTCGTCTTTACGGAGCTTCTGAGAAGGGGGTTTGTCCCGGGGGAAGATCTTTTTTACTATCCAGGTAATAGGGGTGAGGTGGACTTCCTCGCAGGTGGGGAGGCAATCCAGGTAACTTACGAGCTCCACCCATTAAATAGGGAAAGGGAGCTCCGCCCGCTTCTTGAGGCCGGAAAAGCCCTCGGCATTGACGAACTGAAGGTTCTAACCTTCGGGCAGAGGGAGACCTTTGAGGTTGATGGGAGAAGGGTAGAGGTGCTCCCCCTTTCCCGCTGGCTTCTTTAG
- the serS gene encoding serine--tRNA ligase, with protein MLDIKLIRENPEIVKKDLIKRGETEKLKWIDEILELDKRWRENLKKINQLRKERNQLAVQIGKRKKAGEPIDDLLARSNEIVKQIEELEKENEELKKKIDYYLWRLPNITHESVPVGESDEDNVPIRFWGKAKVWEGFLETFKEQSLGKMEYEVLSWRPRLHVDMLELLRGADLERAAKVSGARFYYLLNELVILDLALIRFALDRLIEKGFTPVIPPYMVRRFVEEGATTFDDFEEVIYKVEGEDLYLIPTAEHPLAGMHANEILDGKDLPLLYVGVSPCFRKEAGTAGKDTKGIFRVHQFHKVEQFVYSRPEESWDWHEKIIANAEELFQALEIPYRVVNICTGDLGYVAAKKYDIEAWMAGQGKFREVVSASNCTDWQARRLNIRFRDKTHEKPKFVHTLNSTAIATSRAIVAILENHQTEEGVVKLPKALWKYTGFKEILPAHMKEKCCGE; from the coding sequence ATGCTTGATATAAAGCTCATCCGCGAAAACCCGGAGATAGTCAAAAAGGACCTGATTAAGCGCGGTGAAACCGAAAAGCTGAAGTGGATAGATGAGATCCTCGAACTCGACAAGAGGTGGCGCGAGAACCTGAAGAAGATCAACCAGCTGAGGAAGGAGCGCAACCAGCTGGCGGTGCAGATAGGCAAGAGGAAGAAGGCTGGAGAGCCGATAGACGACCTTCTCGCGAGGAGCAACGAGATAGTTAAGCAGATAGAGGAGCTTGAGAAGGAGAACGAGGAGCTGAAGAAGAAGATCGACTACTATCTCTGGCGCTTACCAAACATCACCCACGAGAGCGTCCCCGTTGGTGAGAGCGACGAGGACAACGTCCCGATAAGGTTCTGGGGTAAGGCCAAAGTCTGGGAAGGCTTCCTCGAAACCTTCAAGGAGCAGAGCCTTGGGAAGATGGAGTACGAGGTTCTCAGCTGGAGGCCGAGGCTCCACGTTGACATGCTCGAACTCCTCCGCGGTGCTGACCTCGAGAGGGCCGCAAAGGTGAGCGGTGCCAGGTTCTACTACCTCCTCAACGAGCTCGTCATTCTTGATCTGGCGCTGATACGCTTTGCCCTTGACAGGCTCATCGAGAAGGGCTTCACCCCTGTTATCCCGCCCTACATGGTGCGCAGGTTTGTTGAGGAAGGAGCAACGACCTTCGACGACTTCGAGGAGGTCATCTACAAGGTCGAGGGCGAAGACCTCTACCTCATCCCCACCGCTGAACACCCGCTCGCAGGTATGCACGCCAACGAAATCCTTGACGGGAAGGACCTACCGCTCCTCTACGTCGGCGTAAGCCCGTGCTTCAGGAAGGAGGCCGGAACCGCTGGAAAGGACACGAAAGGCATCTTCCGCGTCCACCAGTTCCACAAGGTCGAGCAGTTCGTCTATTCGAGGCCGGAGGAGAGCTGGGACTGGCACGAGAAGATAATAGCCAACGCTGAGGAGCTCTTCCAGGCACTGGAGATACCCTACCGCGTCGTGAACATCTGCACCGGCGATCTGGGCTACGTCGCCGCCAAGAAGTACGACATAGAGGCATGGATGGCCGGCCAGGGCAAGTTCAGGGAGGTTGTTTCGGCCAGCAACTGTACAGACTGGCAGGCGAGGAGGCTTAACATCCGCTTCCGCGACAAGACCCACGAGAAGCCGAAGTTCGTGCACACGCTCAACTCGACGGCGATAGCCACTTCGAGGGCAATCGTGGCCATCCTCGAGAACCACCAGACGGAAGAAGGAGTTGTAAAGCTCCCGAAGGCCCTCTGGAAGTACACGGGCTTCAAGGAGATACTGCCGGCCCACATGAAGGAGAAGTGCTGTGGGGAGTGA
- a CDS encoding molybdenum cofactor synthesis domain-containing protein, whose product MAFLKVVPLEEAIKVIESFNLEPKVERVPLGEALGRVLAEDVVSPIDVPPFDRATVDGYAVRAQDTFMASESEPVKLKVVGEINAGDTPSIQLKEGETVYISTGAPLPEGADAVIQFEDVDREGDEIIVYKPAYPGLGVMKAGTDIPKGKLLLKSGTRLGFKETALLSAVGISQVPVFRKPKVAVISTGNEIVPPGEELKPGKIYDINGRAITDAVRELGGKAVFIGIARDDRESLKSLILKGLECCDIVLLSGGASGGIRDLTSSIIEELGKVYIHGIAIQPGKPTIIGEINGKPIFGLPGYPTSCLTNFTLLVASLLRRLIGRETEVRKVKKRLAHKVFSVKGRRQFLPVRIEGDKAVPILKGSGAVTSFVDADGFIEVPETVEILEPGEEVEVTLFG is encoded by the coding sequence ATGGCGTTCCTTAAAGTTGTCCCGCTGGAAGAGGCGATAAAAGTCATCGAGTCCTTCAATCTTGAGCCGAAGGTTGAGAGGGTTCCGCTTGGAGAGGCCCTCGGCAGGGTTCTGGCTGAGGACGTTGTGTCCCCGATAGACGTCCCCCCGTTCGATAGGGCAACCGTTGATGGCTACGCGGTTCGTGCCCAGGATACATTCATGGCGAGCGAGAGCGAGCCGGTTAAGCTGAAGGTCGTGGGCGAGATAAACGCTGGAGATACTCCTTCAATCCAGCTGAAAGAGGGTGAGACCGTCTATATCTCCACGGGTGCACCCCTTCCAGAGGGAGCCGATGCCGTTATCCAGTTCGAGGACGTGGATAGGGAAGGGGATGAAATAATCGTTTACAAGCCTGCCTATCCCGGTCTCGGAGTCATGAAGGCCGGAACAGACATTCCGAAGGGCAAACTTCTCCTAAAGAGTGGAACGAGGCTGGGCTTCAAGGAGACCGCTCTCCTCTCAGCTGTAGGTATCTCTCAAGTCCCTGTGTTCAGAAAACCGAAAGTCGCCGTGATAAGCACCGGGAACGAGATAGTTCCCCCCGGAGAAGAGCTTAAACCTGGCAAAATCTACGACATAAACGGGAGAGCTATAACCGACGCCGTCAGGGAGCTCGGAGGGAAGGCAGTCTTCATTGGAATAGCAAGGGACGACCGTGAGAGCTTAAAGAGCCTGATACTCAAGGGACTTGAGTGCTGTGATATCGTCCTCCTCAGCGGGGGTGCGAGCGGCGGGATAAGGGACCTGACAAGCTCGATAATAGAGGAGCTCGGTAAGGTCTATATCCACGGGATAGCGATACAGCCCGGGAAGCCCACCATAATAGGAGAGATCAACGGCAAGCCGATCTTCGGGCTTCCAGGCTATCCGACGAGCTGTTTGACGAACTTCACTCTCCTCGTTGCCTCTCTCCTCAGGAGGCTGATAGGCAGGGAGACCGAGGTAAGGAAAGTCAAAAAGAGACTCGCCCACAAGGTCTTCTCCGTCAAAGGGAGGAGACAGTTCCTCCCGGTGAGGATAGAAGGAGACAAAGCTGTGCCCATCTTGAAGGGGAGCGGCGCGGTTACGAGCTTCGTTGATGCTGACGGATTCATAGAGGTTCCAGAAACGGTGGAGATACTCGAACCTGGCGAAGAGGTTGAGGTTACCCTCTTCGGCTGA
- a CDS encoding DUF7411 family protein — translation MRVYHLYSGGKDSSLAAWILTRMGYEVKLVTATFGTFDNWKYARETARKLGFEHEVMKLPREILERATEMAVEDGRPGRAIQFIHEKALEALASRPEVERVSDGTRRDDRVPYLDLPKARSLEDRFNVAYIRPLLGLGYRTINELVESLFEVEIRESEELEKSDYEVELRQLLRERGIDPLSIFPKRHYQSRVMGWRERAR, via the coding sequence ATGAGGGTCTACCACCTCTACTCGGGCGGCAAGGACTCCAGTCTGGCGGCGTGGATACTGACGAGGATGGGCTACGAGGTCAAGCTGGTTACGGCGACTTTCGGGACGTTCGATAACTGGAAGTACGCGAGGGAAACGGCCAGGAAGCTCGGCTTCGAGCACGAGGTCATGAAGCTCCCGCGCGAAATACTCGAACGGGCCACTGAAATGGCGGTTGAAGACGGAAGACCGGGAAGGGCTATCCAGTTCATCCACGAAAAGGCGCTTGAGGCCCTGGCTTCGAGACCAGAGGTCGAACGGGTGAGCGACGGGACGAGGAGAGATGATAGGGTTCCGTACCTCGACCTGCCAAAGGCACGCTCCCTTGAAGACAGGTTCAACGTGGCCTACATAAGGCCGCTCCTCGGCCTCGGCTACAGGACGATAAACGAGCTCGTTGAGAGCCTCTTTGAGGTCGAGATAAGGGAGAGCGAGGAGCTTGAGAAGAGCGACTACGAGGTCGAGCTTAGGCAACTCTTGAGGGAGAGGGGGATTGACCCGCTCTCGATATTCCCGAAAAGGCACTACCAGTCGAGGGTCATGGGGTGGAGAGAAAGGGCAC